Proteins encoded in a region of the Canis lupus familiaris isolate Mischka breed German Shepherd chromosome 1, alternate assembly UU_Cfam_GSD_1.0, whole genome shotgun sequence genome:
- the TBPL1 gene encoding TATA box-binding protein-like 1 — translation MDADSDVALDILITNVVCVFRTRCHLNLRKIALEGANVIYKRDVGKVLMKLRKPRITATIWSSGKIICTGATSEEEAKFGARRLARSLQKLGFQVIFTDFKVVNVLAVCNMPFEIRLPEFTKNNRPHASYEPELHPAVCYRIKSLRATLQIFSTGSITVTGPNVKAVATAVEQIYPFVFESRKEIL, via the exons ATGGATGCAGACAGTGATGTTGCATTGGACATTCTAATTACAAATGTAGTCTGTGTTTTTAGAACAAGATGCCATTTGAACTTAAGGAAGATTGCTTTGGAAGGAGCAAATGTAATTTATAAACGTGATGTTGGA AAAGTATTAATGAAGCTTAGAAAACCTAGAATTACAGCTACAATTTGGTCCTCAGGAAAAATTATTTGCACTGGAGCAACAAG TGAAGAAGAAGCTAAATTTGGTGCCAGACGTTTAGCTCGCAGCCTGCAGAAATTAGGTTTTcag GTAATATTTACAGATTTTAAGGTCGTTAACGTTTTGGCAGTGTGTAACATGCCGTTTGAAATTCGTTTGCCAGAATTCACAAAGAACAATAGACCTCATGCCAG ttatGAACCTGAACTTCATCCTGCTGTGTGCTATCGGATAAAATCTCTAAGAGCTACATTACAGATTTTTTCAACAGGGAGTATCACAGTAACAG GGCCCAACGTAAAGGCTGTTGCTACCGCTGTGGAACAGATCTACCCATTTGTGtttgaaagcaggaaagaaattttataa